The Vibrio ishigakensis genome has a window encoding:
- a CDS encoding DmsA/YnfE/YnfF family dimethyl sulfoxide reductase translates to MATEDKFTLSRRTLLKGSGALGTLALASNAISLPFSTKAEAKPTPPKQDEKIVWSACTVNCGSRCPLRMHVVDGEIKWVETDNTGDDIFNNYHQVRACLRGRSMRRRVYSPDRLKYPLKRVGKRGEGKFKRITWDEAFDTIGDNLKRIIKEHGNEAVYLNYGTGTLGGTVTKSWAPGKTLVARLMNLCGGYLNHYGDYSAANIEWMSKYFYGQWVDNNSIDDIQNADLCLMFGNNPAETRMSGGGQVHSYVDGKNISRTRTICIDPRYTDTAAGREDQWVPIKHGTDAALVAAIAHVLITEDKVDQEFLDTYCIGYDRKTLPESAPENGSYKDYVLGTGPDGTAKTPEWAQPITGIPADIIIKLAREIGDAKRIYITQGWGLQRSANGEQACKAIMMLSLLRGQVGLQGGGTGAREGNHSYPFVRFPTLSNPIKASIPMFLWTDAIVRGTEMTDLTDGVQGVNQLNSNIKFIWNYAGNCIINQHSDINRTHDILQDEKACEMIVVIDNHMTASAKYADIVLPDCTTSEQSDFCMDGAAASMPYFIFASQAIEPRFECKPIYEIMSGVAKRMGVFDEFTEGRTQEQWLQHLYALTLEQNQDPNLPSYNDMRKQGIFKKQFDRPHVAFEDFRRDPIANPLKSPSGKIEIYSEQLAEIANTWELDEDEHVTALPEYHSTFNGWDAKERSEYPLQLTGFHYKARAHSTYANVDVLKAAAPQELWINPMDAQSRGLENGDLASVRSAHGEMHVRVKVTPRIMPGMTGLGEGAWYTPNNKGIDQAGSINVLTTQRPSPLAKSNPSHTNLVEVSLIKKMGAK, encoded by the coding sequence ATGGCTACGGAAGATAAATTTACTCTTTCAAGGCGCACCCTTCTCAAAGGCAGTGGCGCATTGGGCACTTTAGCCCTGGCTAGCAACGCTATCTCTCTTCCCTTCTCAACTAAAGCCGAGGCTAAACCAACACCTCCTAAACAGGATGAAAAGATTGTTTGGTCGGCATGTACGGTGAACTGTGGCTCTCGCTGTCCACTGCGCATGCACGTGGTTGATGGTGAGATCAAATGGGTTGAAACCGACAACACCGGCGATGATATCTTCAACAACTATCATCAGGTCCGTGCCTGTCTGCGTGGTCGCTCTATGCGCCGTCGTGTTTACTCACCAGATCGTCTGAAATACCCACTTAAACGTGTGGGCAAGCGTGGTGAAGGTAAGTTTAAGCGCATCACATGGGATGAAGCCTTCGACACCATAGGGGACAACCTAAAACGCATCATCAAAGAGCACGGCAACGAGGCTGTATACCTAAACTACGGCACAGGTACCCTTGGCGGCACAGTGACCAAGAGTTGGGCCCCGGGTAAAACCTTGGTTGCGCGTCTGATGAACCTGTGCGGTGGCTATCTTAACCACTATGGTGACTACTCAGCGGCTAACATCGAATGGATGTCTAAGTACTTCTACGGTCAGTGGGTAGACAACAACAGCATCGACGATATTCAAAACGCCGACCTTTGCCTGATGTTCGGTAACAACCCTGCCGAGACTCGTATGTCGGGTGGTGGTCAGGTGCATAGCTATGTGGATGGCAAAAACATCAGCCGTACTCGCACCATCTGTATCGACCCTCGCTATACCGACACTGCTGCAGGTCGAGAAGATCAATGGGTTCCAATCAAGCACGGTACAGATGCAGCCCTAGTTGCAGCTATTGCGCACGTGCTGATCACCGAAGACAAGGTAGACCAAGAATTCCTTGATACCTACTGCATCGGCTATGACCGAAAAACGCTGCCAGAGAGCGCGCCAGAGAACGGAAGCTATAAAGACTATGTGCTAGGTACGGGCCCTGACGGTACCGCTAAAACTCCAGAGTGGGCTCAGCCTATCACTGGCATTCCAGCGGATATCATCATCAAGCTAGCTCGTGAGATCGGCGATGCGAAACGCATCTACATCACTCAAGGTTGGGGTCTACAACGTTCAGCAAACGGTGAGCAGGCGTGTAAAGCTATTATGATGCTGTCACTGCTTCGCGGCCAAGTAGGCCTGCAAGGTGGTGGTACTGGCGCCCGTGAAGGTAATCACAGCTATCCGTTCGTTCGCTTCCCGACCCTGAGTAACCCAATCAAGGCATCTATCCCTATGTTCCTATGGACAGATGCGATTGTACGCGGCACCGAGATGACCGACCTAACGGACGGCGTGCAGGGCGTTAATCAGCTGAACAGCAACATCAAGTTTATCTGGAACTATGCGGGTAACTGCATTATCAACCAGCACTCAGACATCAACCGCACTCATGACATCCTGCAAGATGAGAAGGCGTGTGAGATGATCGTAGTGATCGATAACCATATGACGGCGTCAGCCAAGTATGCGGATATCGTGCTTCCTGACTGCACGACCTCAGAGCAATCGGACTTCTGTATGGATGGCGCGGCAGCTTCTATGCCTTACTTCATCTTTGCTAGCCAAGCTATCGAGCCGAGATTTGAATGTAAGCCTATCTACGAGATCATGTCTGGTGTGGCTAAACGCATGGGCGTATTCGATGAGTTCACCGAGGGTCGCACTCAAGAGCAGTGGCTACAACATCTGTATGCCCTGACCCTAGAACAGAACCAAGATCCGAACCTGCCAAGCTATAACGATATGCGTAAGCAGGGCATCTTCAAGAAGCAGTTCGACCGTCCACACGTGGCGTTCGAAGACTTCCGTCGCGACCCAATTGCCAACCCGTTGAAGTCTCCATCGGGCAAAATTGAGATCTATTCAGAGCAACTGGCTGAGATCGCTAACACGTGGGAGCTCGATGAAGACGAGCATGTAACCGCGCTTCCTGAGTACCACTCAACCTTTAACGGTTGGGATGCAAAAGAACGCTCTGAATATCCACTTCAGCTAACTGGCTTCCACTACAAGGCACGTGCGCACTCTACCTACGCTAACGTAGACGTTCTGAAAGCAGCCGCACCACAAGAGCTATGGATCAACCCTATGGATGCACAGTCTCGCGGCCTAGAAAACGGCGACCTTGCTAGCGTGCGTAGCGCCCATGGTGAGATGCACGTTCGCGTTAAGGTAACCCCTCGCATCATGCCTGGCATGACCGGACTGGGTGAAGGTGCTTGGTATACCCCGAACAACAAGGGTATCGATCAGGCAGGTTCCATCAACGTTCTAACCACTCAGCGCCCTAGCCCTCTGGCTAAATCAAACCCGAGCCACACCAACCTTGTGGAAGTGTCACTTATCAAAAAGATGGGGGCTAAATAA